Proteins encoded by one window of Synergistota bacterium:
- a CDS encoding TlyA family RNA methyltransferase → MKKERIDKLLVLKGFFESREKAQRALMAGLVFVNGRRIEKAGDKVPPDAEIKVKGSECPYVSRGGLKLKRALDHFEISLEGKICLDVGASTGGFTDCMLKEGARKVYAVDVGYGQLHWKLRNDPRVILMERTNARYLSRDLVPDEIDFFAIDVSFISVKKILPAVEGLLTEDAEGVILVKPQFEAGRRWAKGGVVKSAEIHESVVRDLASFVLCRLRLNPLDLTYSPIKGPKGNIEFLLYVGFRDSHLKEEMITSVVKEAHEQLGG, encoded by the coding sequence CTGAAAAAGGAAAGAATAGATAAGCTCCTCGTTTTAAAAGGGTTTTTCGAGAGCAGGGAGAAGGCTCAAAGGGCGCTTATGGCGGGGTTAGTTTTTGTGAATGGGAGAAGGATAGAGAAAGCAGGGGATAAGGTACCTCCTGACGCTGAGATAAAGGTTAAAGGTAGTGAGTGCCCTTATGTGAGCAGAGGAGGATTGAAGCTCAAGAGGGCTTTGGATCACTTCGAAATATCGCTTGAGGGAAAGATCTGCCTTGATGTCGGAGCTTCAACTGGTGGCTTTACCGATTGCATGCTCAAGGAGGGAGCTCGCAAAGTTTACGCTGTAGATGTGGGGTATGGTCAGCTTCACTGGAAATTAAGAAACGATCCTCGAGTGATACTCATGGAGAGGACCAACGCAAGGTACCTTTCCCGCGATCTCGTTCCCGATGAGATAGATTTTTTTGCCATAGATGTATCTTTTATATCGGTTAAGAAAATTCTTCCTGCAGTTGAGGGGCTTCTTACTGAGGATGCTGAAGGCGTAATTCTCGTTAAACCCCAGTTTGAGGCAGGGAGAAGGTGGGCAAAGGGTGGGGTGGTGAAAAGTGCAGAGATTCATGAGAGTGTAGTGAGGGATCTTGCGAGTTTTGTCTTATGTAGGCTTAGGCTTAATCCCTTGGATCTCACTTACTCGCCTATAAAGGGCCCTAAGGGTAATATAGAGTTTCTGCTGTATGTAGGTTTTAGAGATTCCCATTTAAAGGAGGAGATGATAACATCGGTTGTAAAAGAAGCTCACGAGCAGCTTGGGGGTTAA
- a CDS encoding polyprenyl synthetase family protein → MINGFLEKLLSDSAVPSLLLEAMRYSVFPGGKRFRPLLTLSACEAVGGDISKALPVGCAIELIHNYSLIHDDLPCMDNDDFRRGKPSAHKRFGCGIALLAGDALLTYAFEVLGKWLSGSTLKRVLIEIASSSGPAGMVGGQLLDITEGKIEDIHAKKTMALIRASVRCGAIVGEASGNELHLLTEYAERLGIAFQIVDDILDFGKEERLTYPAVYGISDSVAEAERLIEEALSLVELFGEGGKDLVELALMVKRRMEKVDIGERENDRRSTKT, encoded by the coding sequence ATGATAAATGGTTTTCTTGAGAAACTGTTAAGCGATAGTGCTGTTCCATCGCTTCTCCTTGAGGCTATGAGATATTCGGTTTTCCCGGGGGGTAAGAGATTCAGACCCCTTCTAACCCTTTCTGCATGTGAAGCTGTGGGGGGAGATATATCGAAGGCTCTTCCGGTTGGATGTGCGATAGAGCTTATTCACAATTACTCTCTCATTCATGATGATTTGCCTTGTATGGATAACGATGATTTTAGGCGGGGTAAACCATCGGCGCATAAAAGGTTTGGATGTGGAATTGCTCTTCTTGCGGGAGATGCTCTTTTAACATATGCTTTCGAAGTATTGGGGAAGTGGCTTTCCGGAAGTACACTTAAGCGAGTTTTGATTGAAATTGCGAGCTCTTCGGGACCTGCTGGTATGGTTGGGGGTCAGCTTCTCGACATCACAGAAGGGAAGATAGAAGATATTCACGCTAAGAAAACGATGGCTTTAATAAGGGCTTCTGTGCGATGTGGTGCAATAGTGGGAGAGGCTTCCGGAAATGAACTTCATCTTCTTACGGAGTATGCTGAAAGACTTGGAATTGCCTTTCAAATAGTGGATGATATATTGGACTTCGGTAAGGAGGAGAGGCTCACTTATCCAGCGGTTTATGGGATTTCTGACTCAGTGGCGGAAGCCGAAAGACTTATTGAGGAAGCTCTTTCACTGGTGGAACTCTTTGGAGAGGGGGGTAAGGATCTCGTTGAGCTCGCTCTTATGGTAAAAAGGAGGATGGAGAAAGTTGATATTGGAGAGCGTGAGAACGATCGAAGATCTACGAAGACTTAG
- a CDS encoding 1-deoxy-D-xylulose-5-phosphate synthase codes for MILESVRTIEDLRRLSRGELELLAFEIRRLIVEVVGRNGGHLAPNLGVVELTIALLRVWDPFKDYILWDVGHQCYPFKILTGRKEAFHTLRKKGGLSGFPNPAESSADRFIVGHSGTSLSWALGLAISGKREVVSIIGDASLMSGMALEALNHIGSLKRKLVIILNDNEMAIGPRVGAIASHLTRLRTASRWLELKGEIRSLLEGLPFGKAAESALEEIKERVRKLLLKGSIFEELGLIHWGPIDGHDIGLLEEVFRSTKQVDKPVVVHVLTKKGMGYEPAERDPERFHGTPPFLIEIERGKGESFSHVFGKTATELASRDGRVVCLTAAMKKGTGLEEFARTFPSRFFDVGIAEQHMLGLSAGLARGGLRPVVAIYSTFLQRAYDQVIHDIALQKLPVIIAVDRGGLVGDDGPTHHGVFDIVFLRCVPNIIIACPRNGVLLRNMLHTALDSSLPFVVRYPRGKTDETPDWTKAPEKVEIGKGEILREGARGVAFCLGPTYKFAMSLEGFEVVDLRFAKPLDVELIISEAERFKRVYVFEEGARMGGIGEEIATIILSKGIKLKEFEIFALPDKFIEHGERSELLEEYLVSEKGKNR; via the coding sequence TTGATATTGGAGAGCGTGAGAACGATCGAAGATCTACGAAGACTTAGCAGGGGAGAGCTTGAGCTTCTCGCCTTTGAGATAAGAAGGCTAATAGTTGAAGTTGTGGGAAGGAATGGTGGGCATCTCGCTCCGAATCTTGGAGTGGTGGAGCTCACTATAGCTCTTTTGAGGGTGTGGGATCCATTTAAAGACTATATTCTATGGGATGTTGGTCATCAGTGCTATCCGTTTAAGATATTAACGGGTAGGAAGGAAGCCTTCCACACCTTGAGAAAAAAAGGAGGGCTTAGCGGCTTTCCTAATCCGGCTGAGAGCTCAGCAGATAGATTTATCGTAGGGCATAGTGGAACTTCTCTCTCTTGGGCACTGGGGCTTGCCATTTCTGGGAAGCGTGAAGTAGTTTCCATCATAGGAGATGCCTCTTTAATGTCTGGCATGGCACTTGAGGCGTTGAACCATATAGGAAGCTTAAAAAGGAAGCTGGTAATAATACTTAACGATAATGAGATGGCTATAGGGCCCAGGGTAGGTGCTATAGCATCTCATTTGACCCGCTTGCGGACTGCCTCTCGCTGGCTTGAGCTAAAGGGGGAGATACGCTCCCTTCTTGAGGGGCTTCCGTTTGGAAAAGCGGCGGAAAGCGCGCTTGAGGAGATTAAAGAAAGAGTGAGAAAACTCCTTCTTAAGGGCTCTATATTTGAGGAACTTGGCTTGATTCATTGGGGTCCCATAGATGGTCATGATATTGGACTTCTTGAGGAGGTTTTTAGAAGCACCAAACAAGTTGACAAGCCTGTTGTTGTTCACGTTCTCACCAAAAAGGGTATGGGGTATGAACCTGCCGAACGTGATCCTGAGAGGTTTCACGGTACCCCTCCATTTCTGATAGAGATAGAAAGAGGGAAAGGGGAGAGCTTTAGTCATGTGTTTGGAAAGACTGCTACGGAGCTAGCTTCTCGTGATGGCAGAGTAGTTTGCCTGACCGCTGCTATGAAGAAGGGCACAGGGCTTGAGGAGTTTGCTCGTACTTTTCCTTCAAGATTCTTTGACGTTGGCATAGCGGAGCAGCATATGCTCGGGCTATCAGCGGGTCTCGCGAGAGGAGGATTAAGACCTGTGGTTGCCATATATTCGACTTTTCTTCAGAGAGCCTATGATCAGGTTATACACGACATAGCTCTTCAGAAGCTTCCTGTAATTATCGCTGTGGACAGAGGGGGCTTGGTGGGAGATGATGGTCCTACTCATCATGGGGTTTTCGATATCGTCTTCCTAAGATGTGTTCCAAATATTATTATAGCGTGTCCCAGAAATGGCGTTCTTTTGAGGAATATGCTTCATACGGCATTAGATTCCTCACTTCCTTTTGTGGTAAGGTATCCGCGCGGGAAAACGGATGAAACGCCTGATTGGACGAAAGCTCCGGAGAAGGTAGAAATTGGCAAGGGGGAAATTCTAAGGGAGGGAGCGCGAGGCGTTGCCTTTTGCCTGGGGCCTACCTATAAGTTTGCCATGAGTCTTGAAGGCTTTGAGGTTGTTGATCTTAGGTTTGCGAAGCCTCTTGACGTGGAGTTAATCATCAGTGAGGCTGAGAGATTTAAGAGAGTTTATGTCTTTGAAGAGGGGGCGAGGATGGGGGGCATAGGTGAAGAGATTGCGACGATTATTCTCTCTAAGGGAATAAAGCTTAAGGAGTTTGAGATCTTTGCACTGCCTGATAAATTTATTGAGCATGGGGAGAGGAGTGAGCTTCTTGAGGAGTATCTCGTCTCTGAAAAAGGAAAGAATAGATAA
- a CDS encoding lysine exporter LysO family protein produces MNLKPLLVLAIGMLIGYSGIISKSVIELNSSAIRLTLFALFIVIGIDMGREKRLWESLSELKGRVFAIAFAGLAGSILGGTIASILTGTPFSTGVASAAGSGYYSITTLMLKEVAGPSQALVGFLSNLLRELIVIVGMPIIAKIWGKAGCVGAAGATAMDTALPFIIKSVGKEIGVLSFASGVIITILVPFLVPTIYRLLYALGW; encoded by the coding sequence ATGAATTTAAAACCTCTTTTAGTCCTTGCTATCGGCATGCTCATAGGATATTCAGGTATCATATCTAAAAGCGTGATTGAGCTTAACTCGTCAGCCATAAGGTTAACTTTATTTGCGCTCTTCATCGTCATAGGAATAGACATGGGTAGAGAGAAAAGGCTTTGGGAAAGCCTAAGCGAGCTTAAGGGAAGGGTTTTCGCTATAGCATTTGCTGGACTTGCAGGAAGCATACTGGGAGGCACAATAGCTTCAATCCTCACGGGTACACCGTTTTCAACAGGAGTTGCCTCAGCTGCTGGAAGTGGATACTATAGCATCACCACTTTGATGCTAAAAGAGGTAGCGGGACCATCACAGGCCCTCGTAGGGTTCCTCTCAAATCTCTTGAGAGAGCTTATCGTCATCGTTGGTATGCCTATAATAGCGAAAATATGGGGTAAAGCGGGTTGTGTTGGAGCTGCTGGAGCAACGGCTATGGATACTGCACTTCCTTTCATAATAAAAAGCGTGGGTAAGGAAATAGGTGTGCTATCTTTTGCCTCAGGTGTTATAATAACCATACTTGTGCCTTTTTTAGTTCCAACTATTTACCGCCTTCTTTATGCCCTCGGCTGGTGA
- the raiA gene encoding ribosome-associated translation inhibitor RaiA, translating into MQVRITARGVEVPDLLKDYVEKKLSKMKRYFDRILDASVVLEMEGNTPAVEITLDANGVILRGVERAESFQAALDLAVDKIEKQLRRYKDRLSKKYKMSIPPEVIEEAVEEHPEEEPKIVKVKRFPLKPMFPEEAVLQMDLLGHDFFVFINAETNQVSVVYRRKDGNYGLIEPEL; encoded by the coding sequence ATGCAGGTTAGAATTACCGCAAGAGGCGTGGAGGTGCCTGATTTACTGAAAGACTATGTCGAAAAGAAGCTGTCGAAGATGAAACGCTACTTTGACAGGATACTTGATGCGAGCGTTGTGCTCGAGATGGAGGGTAATACCCCTGCGGTTGAAATTACTTTGGACGCGAATGGCGTTATATTAAGAGGGGTTGAGAGAGCGGAGTCTTTTCAAGCAGCGCTTGATCTTGCAGTCGATAAGATAGAAAAACAGCTTAGAAGATATAAAGATAGACTTTCTAAGAAGTATAAAATGAGCATTCCACCAGAAGTTATAGAGGAAGCGGTTGAGGAACATCCTGAAGAAGAGCCCAAAATCGTTAAAGTTAAGAGATTTCCTTTAAAGCCTATGTTTCCTGAGGAAGCGGTTCTTCAGATGGACCTTCTTGGTCATGACTTTTTCGTATTTATAAACGCTGAGACTAACCAGGTTAGCGTCGTTTATAGAAGAAAAGATGGAAACTATGGGCTTATAGAGCCTGAGCTTTAA
- a CDS encoding LysO family transporter, with the protein MDIALFALTLALGIIIGKKKLAPDWLINRIDKALTVVIYILILLIGIEVGTYKEVLKNMGSIGVKAIAIALLSIAGSAYFSKLISGKRGEA; encoded by the coding sequence ATGGATATAGCTTTATTTGCTTTAACTTTGGCACTTGGAATAATTATAGGCAAAAAGAAATTAGCACCAGATTGGCTTATAAATAGAATAGACAAAGCCCTCACAGTAGTAATATATATTTTGATACTCCTTATAGGAATTGAAGTTGGTACCTATAAAGAAGTTTTGAAAAACATGGGAAGTATTGGTGTGAAAGCCATAGCGATAGCGCTTCTATCGATAGCGGGAAGCGCCTATTTCAGTAAGCTCATCAGCGGGAAGAGGGGAGAAGCATGA
- the recN gene encoding DNA repair protein RecN, translating into MIRELRIKDFAIIDELEIEFHPHLTVLTGETGAGKSIIVGALSLLLGKRVGGEVVRSGAKKAEIEALFEDESGEEIILRREVYSEGRSRAFYQGRGVPVGFLREKASSLFEIHSQLEHGWILKESNQLSSLDKFGGEAFMETLKRYEELYSAYLAKKRELEEILYNLGELRRKREEISFFLSEIDSASLKEGEEEKLIARRERLLNLEELASSLREALSLLEGGEWGGGIIERIGELKRLLSKIAHYENEMLPFLKEMESFLSFLMELESAVSRKLDYLGLEEGNLNEVEERLSLIRRLKKKHGVDNISDLLKLASAWKEELSELREVEERTQEIEEEVNLLFRGLRELAREISYERKKLAKLLESEVKDVLRKLAMGEILFKIDIKQGELGPRGIDVVRFLMAPASGEKLKSIGEIASGGEISRLSFALKCVISRNYGIPTLIFDEIDVGIGGEVGKMLAEEIKKLSSGRQVICITHLASIASKADYHYFVDKVVDEGSVKSRVRLLTGEERIRELARMLSGRASDAALRHARELLEGG; encoded by the coding sequence GTGATTAGAGAGCTTAGGATAAAGGATTTCGCCATAATAGACGAGCTGGAAATAGAGTTCCATCCTCATCTTACCGTTTTAACAGGTGAAACGGGTGCGGGGAAGTCGATAATAGTAGGGGCTTTGTCTCTTCTTCTGGGAAAGAGGGTGGGGGGTGAGGTCGTTAGAAGCGGAGCTAAAAAAGCTGAGATAGAAGCACTATTCGAGGATGAAAGCGGAGAAGAGATAATTTTAAGACGGGAAGTGTATTCTGAGGGAAGAAGTAGGGCGTTCTATCAGGGAAGAGGGGTTCCGGTGGGGTTCCTTAGGGAAAAGGCTTCTTCTCTGTTTGAGATTCACAGCCAGCTTGAGCATGGGTGGATACTGAAGGAATCTAATCAGCTTAGCTCTCTGGACAAATTTGGTGGAGAGGCATTTATGGAAACGCTTAAGAGGTATGAAGAGCTTTACTCCGCTTATCTGGCAAAGAAGCGGGAGCTTGAAGAGATATTATATAACCTAGGTGAGCTTAGGCGAAAGAGAGAGGAGATATCCTTTTTCTTAAGCGAGATAGATTCGGCATCGCTTAAAGAGGGGGAGGAGGAAAAACTTATTGCAAGGAGAGAAAGACTTCTTAATCTTGAGGAGCTTGCAAGCTCTTTAAGAGAGGCGCTTTCTCTTCTCGAAGGGGGGGAATGGGGAGGAGGGATCATAGAGAGGATAGGCGAGCTTAAGCGGTTGCTTTCGAAGATAGCCCACTATGAGAATGAGATGCTCCCATTTTTAAAAGAAATGGAGTCCTTTCTATCGTTCTTGATGGAACTTGAGAGTGCTGTTTCGAGAAAGCTCGATTATCTGGGGCTTGAAGAAGGGAATCTTAATGAGGTTGAGGAGAGGCTTTCTCTGATAAGGAGATTAAAAAAGAAGCATGGTGTAGATAACATTTCGGATCTTCTTAAGCTGGCTTCTGCATGGAAGGAGGAACTAAGCGAGCTAAGGGAAGTCGAGGAGAGGACCCAGGAAATTGAGGAGGAGGTAAATCTTCTTTTTAGAGGGCTTAGAGAGCTTGCCCGTGAGATTTCGTATGAGAGAAAGAAGCTTGCTAAGCTTCTCGAGAGTGAGGTTAAGGATGTTTTAAGGAAGCTTGCCATGGGGGAAATCCTGTTTAAGATAGATATTAAGCAGGGGGAACTTGGCCCTCGCGGTATTGATGTGGTGAGATTCCTTATGGCTCCTGCTTCGGGTGAAAAGTTGAAGAGCATAGGTGAGATTGCCTCTGGTGGGGAGATATCACGATTAAGCTTTGCTTTAAAGTGTGTTATATCAAGAAACTACGGGATTCCCACACTCATATTCGATGAGATAGATGTAGGAATCGGTGGAGAGGTAGGGAAAATGCTCGCGGAGGAGATAAAGAAGCTTTCTTCGGGAAGGCAAGTTATATGTATTACTCATCTTGCTTCGATAGCTTCTAAGGCAGATTATCATTACTTTGTGGATAAGGTAGTTGATGAAGGGAGCGTTAAGAGCAGGGTCAGGTTGCTGACCGGCGAGGAAAGAATAAGAGAGCTTGCGAGAATGCTCTCCGGCAGAGCATCGGATGCTGCCTTAAGGCACGCAAGGGAGCTTTTGGAGGGAGGTTAA
- a CDS encoding NAD(+)/NADH kinase yields MGCKRSSRAAWGLIVNPQKGEAAREVALGIISWLEERGVSVFLLPEGGAFLKREDISLEERAFASSISVALIIGGDGTFLKASRLLAPYGVPMLGINLGRLGFLVSESIPTLEVALTKVIEGKYEIEERMMLEAQFKGEKIHALNEFVVMKGAFARIITLKVFVNGEYLASYPADGVIVSTPTGSTAYSLAAGGPILEPGLPAVVLTPICAHTFYARPIVVSSSSSVRIEVEADHEDIMLTQDGQAGFRLSPGDEIHIAKAPFSACIITFKGRSFFKLLRKKLKLGVVPGD; encoded by the coding sequence ATCGGTTGTAAAAGAAGCTCACGAGCAGCTTGGGGGTTAATAGTAAATCCGCAGAAGGGTGAAGCCGCGCGGGAGGTAGCTCTCGGTATAATATCTTGGCTGGAGGAAAGAGGTGTTAGCGTCTTTCTTCTGCCAGAGGGAGGAGCTTTTTTAAAAAGGGAGGATATTTCCCTCGAAGAGAGAGCTTTTGCTTCTTCAATTAGCGTTGCCCTTATTATAGGTGGTGATGGCACGTTTCTTAAAGCGTCGAGACTTCTGGCTCCATATGGGGTTCCCATGCTGGGGATTAACTTGGGCAGACTTGGTTTTCTTGTTTCCGAGAGTATTCCCACACTTGAGGTCGCTCTTACTAAGGTTATAGAGGGAAAGTATGAGATAGAGGAAAGGATGATGCTTGAAGCTCAATTCAAGGGGGAGAAAATACATGCGCTCAATGAATTTGTGGTTATGAAGGGGGCATTCGCGAGGATAATAACGCTTAAGGTGTTTGTCAATGGTGAATATCTCGCTTCTTATCCTGCTGATGGAGTCATAGTGTCTACTCCCACGGGATCAACAGCTTACTCTCTTGCTGCGGGTGGTCCTATACTTGAGCCAGGTCTTCCCGCAGTGGTTCTAACGCCGATATGTGCGCATACATTTTATGCCAGGCCCATAGTCGTTTCTTCTTCTTCCTCAGTCAGAATAGAGGTTGAGGCGGATCATGAGGATATAATGCTAACTCAGGATGGGCAGGCTGGTTTTAGGCTCTCCCCTGGTGATGAGATACATATAGCAAAAGCACCATTTTCAGCGTGTATAATCACATTCAAAGGTAGAAGCTTTTTTAAGCTCCTAAGGAAAAAGCTCAAGCTGGGAGTGGTTCCGGGTGATTAG